The Montipora capricornis isolate CH-2021 chromosome 6, ASM3666992v2, whole genome shotgun sequence genome has a window encoding:
- the LOC138054674 gene encoding uncharacterized protein has product MSNSGFQLAWWIFLICGSAVMCQDCPNEAISIKCDAQVGVSEISETSWKAVGFKHRLAFCKEHQCIVTQKSRKPHGIQVLSIERGTLTLKRTSWKSTRRLVEFKCTVRPKNSFTFLRSFITVDFSVECIWSHVGAVENLTNHLMNILPWELVSDVELFDNLKLTENNRIAGCTSRDGCYVTNENLHPRSALADRLEAKQGSILLSPIRCSDDGLKIPVAVKYVSVFENSSGKVHANAFPRRFTLEIRLKNDKEKGLQDNCL; this is encoded by the exons ATGTCTAACAGCGGTTTTCAGTTGGCTTGGTGGATATTCCTGATCTGTG GATCAGCTGTTATGTGCCAGGACTGCCCTAACGAGGCCATTAGCATAAAATGTGACGCACAAGTAGGAGTCAGCGAAATAAGCGAGACCAGTTGGAAAGCAGTAGGCTTCAAGCATCGGCTCGCGTTCTGCAAAGAGCATCAATGCATCGTGACACAGAAGTCAAGGAAACCACATGGAATACAAGTGTTGAGCATCGAGCGTGGAACGCTGACTTTGAAGCGCACATCTTGGAAATCAACAAGGCGTCTTGTGGAATTCAAGTGTACTGTTAGGCCGAAAAACTCGTTTACTTTCCTTAGGTCATTCATCACTGTCGATTTTTCTGTGGAAT GTATTTGGAGCCATGTTGGCGCTGTTGAGAATTTGACAAATCACCTCATGAACATTTTGCCCTGGGAACTGGTTTCCGATGTTGAACTCTTCGACAATTTGAAACTCACTGAGAATAATAGGATTGCTGGCTGCACTTCGCGTGACGGCTGTTATGTGACCAATGAAAACCTTCATCCAAGATCAGCTCTTGCCGATCGATTGGAAGCAAAACAAGGTTCCATTCTTCTGTCACCTATACGATGTAGCGACGATGGACTTAAGATACCCGTGGCAGTGAAATACGTTTCCGTGTTTGAGAACTCCAGCGGAAAGGTCCATGCAAACGCTTTTCCGCGTCGATTTACCCTCGAGATACGTTTGAAGAACGACAAAG AGAAAGGTCTCCAAGATAACTGCCTCTAA